From a single Methanosphaera sp. genomic region:
- a CDS encoding beta-CASP ribonuclease aCPSF1 — MTMIEEITEKITEKLPEKVKLAKVEFEGPEVVIYTKNPEIIKDNGNLIRELAKDTRKRIIIRSDKSVLSPPTETIEKIEEIVPSDAEITDIAFDEVTCEVIIESKKPGLVIGKYGATSREIVKQTGWAPKILRTPPITSETIRKIRLALKKNSKERKAFLQRIGKRIHREAKFDNDWVRLTSLGGFREVGRSCLFLQTPNSKVLLDCGVNVAGVDEKTAFPFLNVPEFNLNDLDAVILTHAHLDHSGFIPYLYHYGYDGPVYCTTPTRDVTTLLQQDHLDISHRENNPLPFNIKDVKEALTKTITLDYGEVTDISPDIRLTLHNAGHIVGSAMAHLHIGDGKHNFVYTGDFKNEKSRLLEQSVSRFPRIESMVMESTYGGHEDNTPTRNTAEKELIKNIYSTLNGGGKVLIPVFAVGRAQEIMIVLEEYINHGILKDVPVYIDGMIWEATAIHTAHPEFLSKDLRDQIFHVGKNPFTSEVFKKVTNNEQRAKLIASKEPCIILSTSGMLTGGNSVEYFKALCEDEKNEIIFVGYQSEGSLGRRIQKGFDEIPLEHEGVTKLFHVNLKVVTVDGFGGHSDRKQLMEYVRKLSPKPDKILVCHGDAYKALDLASSIYRSYKIETKTPMNLETTRLQ; from the coding sequence ATGACAATGATTGAGGAGATTACAGAAAAAATTACAGAAAAGTTACCTGAAAAAGTAAAACTTGCAAAAGTTGAATTTGAAGGTCCTGAAGTTGTAATATATACTAAAAATCCGGAAATTATAAAAGATAATGGAAATCTAATTCGTGAACTTGCAAAAGATACAAGAAAACGTATAATTATCAGATCTGATAAATCTGTACTTTCACCACCAACTGAGACAATTGAAAAAATTGAGGAAATTGTACCATCAGATGCTGAAATTACAGATATTGCATTTGATGAGGTAACATGTGAAGTTATTATTGAATCTAAAAAACCAGGACTTGTTATTGGTAAATATGGTGCAACATCACGTGAAATTGTAAAACAGACAGGATGGGCTCCAAAGATTCTAAGAACACCTCCAATTACATCTGAAACAATACGTAAAATCAGACTTGCATTAAAGAAAAATAGTAAAGAAAGAAAAGCTTTCCTTCAAAGAATTGGTAAAAGAATTCACAGAGAAGCTAAATTTGACAATGACTGGGTAAGACTCACATCACTTGGTGGATTTAGAGAAGTAGGAAGATCATGTCTATTTTTACAAACACCAAATAGTAAAGTATTACTTGATTGTGGTGTAAATGTAGCTGGAGTTGATGAAAAAACAGCATTCCCATTCCTTAATGTGCCAGAATTTAATCTTAATGATCTTGACGCTGTTATCTTAACACATGCACACCTTGACCATTCAGGATTTATACCATACCTCTACCATTATGGATATGATGGACCTGTATATTGTACAACACCAACACGTGATGTAACAACACTTCTTCAACAGGATCATCTTGATATATCACACAGAGAAAACAATCCACTACCATTTAATATAAAAGATGTGAAAGAAGCATTAACTAAAACAATTACTCTTGACTATGGTGAAGTAACAGATATATCACCAGATATAAGACTTACACTTCACAATGCAGGACACATTGTAGGATCTGCTATGGCACACCTTCACATTGGTGATGGAAAACATAACTTTGTATATACAGGTGACTTTAAAAATGAAAAAAGCAGACTTCTTGAACAGTCTGTGTCAAGATTCCCACGTATAGAATCAATGGTTATGGAAAGTACATATGGTGGACATGAAGATAACACACCAACACGTAATACAGCTGAAAAAGAATTAATTAAAAACATCTACTCAACACTTAATGGTGGTGGAAAAGTATTAATTCCTGTATTTGCTGTAGGTCGTGCACAGGAAATAATGATTGTACTTGAAGAATACATAAATCATGGAATACTTAAAGATGTTCCTGTATATATTGATGGAATGATATGGGAAGCAACAGCAATACACACAGCACACCCTGAATTTTTAAGTAAAGATCTTAGAGATCAAATATTCCATGTGGGTAAAAATCCATTTACATCTGAGGTATTTAAGAAAGTTACAAACAATGAACAAAGAGCAAAACTTATTGCAAGTAAAGAGCCATGTATCATACTTTCAACATCAGGTATGCTTACTGGTGGAAACTCTGTTGAATACTTCAAAGCATTATGTGAAGATGAGAAAAATGAAATTATCTTTGTAGGATATCAGTCTGAGGGATCTCTTGGACGTCGTATCCAGAAAGGATTTGATGAAATACCACTTGAACATGAAGGTGTTACAAAATTATTCCATGTAAATCTTAAAGTTGTAACAGTAGATGGATTTGGTGGACACAGTGATCGTAAACAATTAATGGAATATGTACGTAAACTATCCCCTAAACCTGATAAAATCCTTGTATGCCACGGAGATGCATATAAAGCATTAGATCTTGCAAGTAGTATTTACAGATCTTACAAAATTGAAACTAAAACTCCGATGAATCTTGAAACAACAAGATTACAATAA